In Candidatus Glassbacteria bacterium, one DNA window encodes the following:
- a CDS encoding prolyl oligopeptidase family serine peptidase: MLQTLLLAASLVLGQSPFPTPQAAGENGMRLAVSPAASTHFYSLGDTARFAVEIGGSGEMELEYSFSHGKAEVYESGSRAVKAGEVELACPMTQPGFLRLDLTLRSGADSLRAAEAVGFDPLHIRPTGRLPDDFARFWDHGLAELLRVDPDPRVNYLSGRDSNGVRRYQVSLANIEGSRIYGWLSVPPGEGPFPGLVYIPGAPGGVREFYTPFQQGYAEAGIIVLAINIHGVPLGLPDEVYQDYHDRRQLGYAPLAGVDDKYRYYYRRVVLSGVRAIDYLHSRHDIDTTRIAVAGGSQGGGLSLLVTSIDKRVDALVLHVPAMCDQFGILHGRPTGWPHLLRRSNSSATRTTAACFDGALAAARITCPTVVGVSLLDEACPPTTVYAMYNNLSGPKEIIPHPGVHHPGSFIPERYTELIGKLQSMFSIKD; encoded by the coding sequence CCTGGGCGACACGGCGCGCTTTGCGGTCGAGATCGGCGGTAGCGGAGAAATGGAGCTGGAGTACTCGTTCAGCCACGGTAAGGCCGAGGTCTACGAGAGCGGCAGCAGGGCAGTCAAAGCCGGTGAAGTGGAACTTGCCTGCCCTATGACTCAACCCGGATTCCTCCGTCTCGACCTGACTCTTCGCTCCGGCGCCGATTCGCTGAGAGCCGCCGAGGCGGTCGGGTTCGATCCGCTGCATATCCGTCCCACCGGCCGCCTTCCCGATGATTTCGCGCGGTTCTGGGACCATGGCCTGGCCGAGCTGCTGCGGGTGGACCCCGATCCCCGGGTAAATTATCTCTCCGGGCGGGACAGCAATGGCGTGCGCCGCTACCAGGTCAGCCTGGCTAATATCGAGGGATCTAGAATTTACGGCTGGCTGAGCGTACCGCCGGGCGAGGGCCCGTTCCCCGGGCTGGTCTATATCCCCGGTGCGCCGGGCGGCGTAAGGGAGTTCTACACCCCGTTCCAACAGGGATATGCCGAGGCCGGCATCATTGTACTCGCAATCAATATTCACGGCGTTCCGCTGGGTCTGCCAGACGAGGTCTACCAGGATTACCACGATCGCCGCCAACTTGGTTACGCACCGCTAGCCGGTGTTGATGACAAGTACCGCTACTACTATCGCCGGGTAGTTCTGAGCGGAGTACGGGCAATCGATTACCTCCACAGCCGTCACGATATCGACACTACCCGGATCGCTGTCGCCGGGGGCAGCCAGGGCGGAGGCTTGAGCCTGCTGGTGACGTCGATTGACAAGCGGGTTGACGCACTGGTTCTTCATGTCCCGGCCATGTGCGACCAGTTCGGAATCCTCCACGGCCGCCCTACCGGCTGGCCCCACCTTCTGCGCCGTTCCAACAGCTCCGCGACACGTACAACCGCCGCCTGTTTCGATGGAGCCCTGGCCGCAGCCAGGATTACCTGCCCGACCGTTGTCGGTGTCAGCCTGCTTGACGAGGCCTGCCCGCCCACCACAGTTTATGCGATGTACAACAACCTCTCCGGTCCTAAAGAGATAATCCCGCATCCGGGAGTGCATCACCCCGGAAGTTTCATCCCGGAGAGGTACACTGAACTGATCGGAAAATTACAATCCATGTTTAGTATAAAAGATTAG
- a CDS encoding cysteine synthase family protein — MALKQSKPCESVLDAFHETPLVELSRVGSGLDGRILAKLEYFSPGLSKKDRIALQMVEDAERSGALRPGQTVVELTSGNTGTGLAIVCAVKGYPFVAVMSRGNSKERAGMMAALGAEVVLVELSEGAVIGQVSGESLKKVEDETQRIVRERNAFRADQFNLEANRKAHYLHTGPEIIRQSGGMVTAFCDFAGTGGSFAGIAKALREHNPEIMCFLVEPESVAVLAGRPVECGEHKIQGGGYAMTDLRMLEGIEADGFVQVEDKAAIHWARKLAAEEGIFGGFSSGANLAAAVQLLQGPCRGGTVAILVCDSGLKYLSTDLWTPPA; from the coding sequence ATGGCTCTTAAGCAGAGCAAGCCCTGCGAATCTGTGCTGGACGCTTTCCACGAAACTCCGCTGGTGGAACTCTCGCGGGTCGGGTCCGGACTGGATGGCAGAATTCTGGCCAAGCTCGAGTATTTCAGCCCCGGACTCAGCAAGAAAGACCGGATAGCCCTGCAGATGGTCGAGGATGCCGAACGAAGCGGAGCCCTGCGACCCGGCCAGACAGTTGTGGAATTGACCAGTGGCAATACCGGAACCGGCCTGGCGATTGTCTGCGCGGTCAAGGGATACCCGTTCGTTGCGGTAATGAGCCGGGGGAACAGTAAGGAGCGTGCGGGAATGATGGCTGCCTTGGGAGCCGAGGTTGTTCTGGTCGAGCTTTCAGAGGGAGCTGTGATCGGTCAGGTCTCCGGCGAGTCGTTGAAGAAAGTTGAGGATGAGACTCAACGCATTGTTCGCGAGCGCAATGCTTTCCGGGCTGATCAGTTCAATCTGGAAGCAAACCGCAAGGCACATTATCTTCATACCGGTCCGGAAATTATCCGCCAAAGCGGCGGCATGGTGACGGCGTTCTGCGATTTCGCCGGAACCGGTGGCAGCTTTGCCGGGATCGCGAAGGCGCTCCGGGAGCATAATCCGGAGATAATGTGTTTTCTTGTTGAACCTGAAAGCGTTGCAGTCCTCGCCGGCAGGCCAGTGGAATGCGGCGAGCACAAAATCCAGGGTGGCGGTTATGCGATGACTGACTTGCGAATGCTCGAGGGTATTGAAGCCGACGGGTTCGTTCAGGTTGAAGATAAGGCTGCTATCCACTGGGCGAGGAAGCTGGCCGCCGAGGAAGGTATTTTCGGCGGTTTCAGCTCGGGGGCCAACCTGGCCGCTGCGGTGCAGCTTCTCCAGGGACCCTGCCGAGGTGGGACGGTTGCAATCCTTGTTTGTGACTCCGGATTGAAATATCTCAGTACCGATCTATGGACACCACCTGCATGA